A genomic stretch from Halorubrum sp. BV1 includes:
- a CDS encoding excinuclease ABC subunit C gives MDADAVRERAGALPTEPGVYQFRRGDATLYVGKAVDLRDRVRSYTDPRSGRIRGMVERADEIEFAVTDTETQALLLEANLIKRLSPRYNVRLKDDKSYPLVAFSEHRVPRIEVTRDPEEGAVAYGPFTDKGRVETVVKAVRDVYGLRGCSDHKYANRDRPCLDYEMGICSAPCTGEIDRESYAEDVAAANRFFEGETGALADPLRRRMEAAAEDAEFERAANLRDRLEAVEAFHGEGGEAVSDRGDDRTVDVLAAAVEGDTARVARLHSERGQLVDRSRHRLDAAVGGDGGERADDGDGGTDDETQIDDETQIDDDANTPATVLSAFLTQYYAERKFPDAIYLAERPSDPDVVEWLEAEGVSVRVPGAGREAKLVELALKNARKRGGRDDPVGALGDRLGVDRPTRIEGFDVSHAQGTAVVGSDVCFVDGSAETADYRRKKLTERNDDYANMRELVRWRAERAIDGADDRPDPDCLLIDGGEGQLGAARDALAETGWDVPVVALAKSEELVVTPTGTERWPEDAPELHLLQRVRDEAHRFAVQYHQTVRDEVKTVLDDVPGVGPQTRRRLLRRFGSVESVREASREDLTDVDGVGDATAETLRTKL, from the coding sequence ATGGACGCCGACGCCGTCCGCGAACGGGCCGGGGCGCTTCCGACAGAACCCGGGGTGTATCAGTTCCGGCGCGGCGACGCCACCCTGTACGTCGGGAAGGCCGTCGACCTCCGGGACCGGGTCCGGTCGTACACCGACCCGCGCTCGGGGCGGATCCGCGGGATGGTAGAGCGGGCGGACGAGATCGAGTTCGCCGTCACGGACACGGAGACGCAGGCGCTGCTCTTGGAGGCGAACCTCATCAAGCGCCTCAGCCCGCGGTACAACGTCCGGCTGAAAGACGACAAGTCGTACCCGCTCGTCGCCTTCTCCGAGCACCGCGTCCCGCGGATCGAGGTGACCCGGGACCCGGAGGAGGGCGCGGTCGCGTACGGGCCGTTCACCGACAAGGGACGCGTCGAAACGGTCGTGAAGGCGGTTCGGGACGTGTACGGGCTCCGCGGCTGTTCGGACCACAAGTACGCGAACCGCGACCGCCCCTGTCTCGACTACGAGATGGGGATCTGTTCTGCCCCCTGTACCGGCGAGATCGACCGCGAGAGCTACGCTGAGGACGTCGCCGCCGCAAATCGCTTCTTCGAGGGCGAGACCGGCGCGCTCGCTGACCCCCTGCGGCGGCGGATGGAGGCGGCCGCGGAGGACGCCGAGTTCGAGCGCGCCGCGAACCTCCGCGACCGCTTGGAAGCCGTCGAAGCGTTCCACGGCGAGGGAGGCGAGGCCGTGAGCGACCGGGGGGACGACCGGACCGTCGACGTGCTCGCGGCCGCCGTCGAGGGCGATACGGCCCGCGTGGCGCGACTCCACAGCGAGCGAGGACAGCTCGTCGACCGGAGCCGACACCGACTCGACGCGGCGGTCGGCGGCGACGGCGGCGAGAGAGCCGACGACGGCGATGGAGGGACCGACGACGAGACGCAGATCGACGACGAGACGCAGATCGACGACGACGCCAACACCCCCGCGACGGTGCTGTCGGCATTTCTGACACAGTACTACGCCGAGCGAAAATTCCCGGACGCGATCTACTTGGCGGAGCGTCCGTCGGACCCCGACGTGGTCGAGTGGCTGGAGGCGGAGGGCGTCTCGGTGCGGGTTCCGGGCGCGGGCCGGGAGGCGAAGCTCGTCGAACTCGCGCTCAAGAACGCCCGGAAGCGCGGCGGCCGCGACGACCCCGTCGGGGCGCTCGGCGACCGGCTCGGCGTCGACCGACCGACTCGGATCGAGGGGTTCGACGTGAGCCACGCGCAGGGGACTGCCGTGGTCGGCTCCGACGTCTGCTTCGTCGACGGGAGCGCCGAGACGGCCGACTACCGGCGCAAGAAGCTCACCGAGCGCAACGACGACTACGCCAACATGCGCGAGCTGGTCCGCTGGCGCGCCGAGCGCGCGATCGACGGCGCAGACGACCGGCCCGACCCCGACTGCCTCCTGATCGACGGCGGCGAGGGACAGCTCGGGGCCGCCCGCGACGCCCTCGCGGAGACGGGCTGGGACGTGCCGGTCGTCGCCTTGGCGAAGTCCGAGGAGCTGGTCGTGACGCCGACGGGAACCGAGCGATGGCCAGAAGACGCGCCCGAACTCCACCTCCTCCAGCGCGTGCGCGACGAGGCGCACCGCTTCGCCGTCCAGTACCACCAGACCGTCCGCGACGAGGTGAAGACGGTGCTCGACGACGTGCCCGGCGTCGGTCCACAGACACGGAGACGACTGCTCCGCCGCTTCGGCTCCGTCGAGAGCGTCCGCGAGGCTTCCCGCGAGGACCTCACCGACGTCGACGGCGTCGGCGACGCGACCGCGGAGACGCTCCGGACGAAGCTGTAA